One region of Wyeomyia smithii strain HCP4-BCI-WySm-NY-G18 chromosome 3, ASM2978416v1, whole genome shotgun sequence genomic DNA includes:
- the LOC129728784 gene encoding uncharacterized protein LOC129728784 has translation MPFVKNFGRCKAASSLTTQFVDASAALASIRIIPSRPFSVTGVDYAGPFYLKPIHKRAAPAKAYLCLFICFATKAVHLELVSDLSTPGFLLALRRFIARRGRHIHSDNGKNFEGAKNDLNELFAMLRKSEENEKNASSCAAEGITWHLTPPKAPHFGGL, from the exons ATGCCATTCGTGAAGAATTTTGGCCGCTGCAAGGCCGCAAGCTCGCTCACAACACAGTTCGTAGATGCTTCCGCTGCACTCGCCTCGATCCG AATAATCCCGAGCCGTCCATTTAGTGTTACGGGTGTCGACTATGCTGGACCGTTCTACTTAAAGCCGATACACAAACGGGCTGCACCTGCGAAAGCGTATCTGTGCCTCTTCATTTGCTTCGCAACAAAAGCGGTTCACTTAGAGCTAGTCAGTGATTTATCAACGCCAGGTTTCCTGCTAGCATTAAGGCGATTTATTGCTCGACGCGGTCGCCACATCCACTCAGACAACGGCAAAAATTTCGAAGGAGCCAAGAACGACTTGAACGAGCTGTTTGCCATGCTGCGAAAAAGTGAggagaatgaaaaaaatgcttcctCGTGCGCTGCAGAAGGAATCACATGGCATCTAACACCACCAAAAGCACCGCACTTCGGCGGCCTCTAG